A section of the Canis lupus baileyi chromosome 5, mCanLup2.hap1, whole genome shotgun sequence genome encodes:
- the LOC140632900 gene encoding thymosin beta-4, Y-chromosomal-like, with protein MSDKPGMSEIKKFNKSKLKETETQEKNSLLSRETTEQEKQAGKS; from the coding sequence ATGTCTGACAAACCGGGCATGTCTGAGATTAAGAAGTTCAATAAGTCAAAATTAAAGGAGACAGAAACACAAGAGAAAAATTCACTGCTTTCAAGAGAGACAACTGAacaggagaagcaagcaggcAAATCATAA